Part of the Citrus sinensis cultivar Valencia sweet orange chromosome 2, DVS_A1.0, whole genome shotgun sequence genome, TCTCACTACAAGGTCAGCTTGCTGCATTGGATTCttgtttatattaatttacttaatatATTAATCCCATAAGCTGCTCAAGTTGGCCGTTGGCCCTCCGGTCAAAGAAAGATTTGACATCtatctttttatctttatgtGATTTCCGTCTCTTGTTGTGAAGATCATTATGCacttgttaattaattgattaaaagctgcttttaactttaataaagcAGCTTAGGCATAGCAATAAGGTGCGTTTGGCTTCGTTTCATTTTTAGTTTCACGTGCAGAAGAGTAGAATGAACCCTTTTATTTGCATGACCCAATAATCATTTTCAACtttcaaaggaaaaaagagaaaaaaaaaggcacaaAAGCACTTGAATTTCATGCGGGTATATTGAATGACATGCCTTTTATATATTACTGGTGTGCATTGATGACGTGCAAAGAGCTACAAATTAATGGTCGAAAATGATTATTAGAAAatggaaacaagaaaagagGTGAACAAAATTGTTTCCATTGATTTGTAGATCTTGATGTCGTGCTTCATCTAATTAAAATGTCATCAATCTTAAAGGACAAAATCAAGAGCTCATCAAAACGGTTTGCCAATTGGGCAAgcaattaatttaaagaacCAACCAACCATCTTTATGAGAGGTGACAGGCACATAAAATGTTAGTATGTATATTACGTAGCAAATGCTGATTCGTAATCGTACGAAGAGAAAATCCCAGTCACCGAAAATGACATTCCCATTAAATTGGCTTTTCTGCTGATTAGAGAATGAAAGAGAATATTAGCCTCAAGAGAATTGACAGGAGTAAAGAGACAGTGAGAGTGGCAGTAAAGCCCCAGAGGGTAAGTTTTAATGTTGATGTTTGTAGCATTGCGTGCATTATGATTTTAGTTTGGATGTCTCGGCGGTTCCCTACTAGCTATTTGCTAAGTTAAATACAATTGACTCGCTTACTAACATACATCGTGTTTAAAAGGAGCTAAGGCCATTTTTTTCTGGGCTTATAAAGATAATGTGTTGCGTGTGTATTTATCACAACAAgggttaagtttttaattatgtttatcaTTAGTTACGCGACGGAATTATAGCTTCGAAACCACCCAAATTTAGTgtcatcttcttctttatcCTTATGATATttggaaattaatttttaagcaTATGGTATGATCTGAAAGAATTTTAGAAAGTAgaaattgtttgaaatttttatttattatctgaTCCCAAGTACAGGAAGTAAGAATCATTATTCATCGATGCAATGCTTCTCTGTTAGGTATAGTGCCAACAGCAACAGCAGTAGCAGGTAGCTgctgaattattatttatcctGTTATAAATAACCCATGAATGCATGCCCATCACTTTCTCCTGGCGGTGCGATATATATGGAGGCAACAGAGTTTACGTGGTCCATATGCGATGTCTgttgagcttttttttttttaatttcgaATGAGAATCCAAGGAGATTCACATGCATTTCATGTATTTgcaacacttttttttttcttttttctaaacGAATAGTAAACATTTAATTAAAGGTCAAATACGATACTATCATAAAAATGGGAAATACAATATCAGAATAGgcttaaatataataaactttGCTCAGGTACAAAATTTTTCCCACTTGTTTGTCACGTGCTGCATCGACGCGTAATACTTTTTATACAACTATTTGGGTATTCATGACGCTGAAGCTAAAGTAAGAAcccatttatttctttatatataaatacaaaaatgcaTACATCTAGGAGATGCTTTGTGCAAGATTTGGGATTTTGGATGTAcacaattttagtttttgcGTACAAATCTAATGTGACAAAGTAGCAGATTGGATAATATTGTCTATATCATTGCGAGATCTCAGCTAGTTTTAACGTGAGAAAGGAGGACCACAATCAGCCATTAAAGTTTCTTATTtgatatatgtttttttttttttccttgcgTGAATAACAGTACGTTTTAAAGTGTGaaattgagtttattttatttattttttacttatagCATAATGACAATTCAATTATCTCTTCACTCATGTGAATGTAGTTCAAACTCTGGAGTTAATTCCACTATGAAGTTAACGAACGCGATATACTGATCCGAGTTAGAGTCAAAGTGGGAAAACAGAGAAGCATCATTAGAATCAGAAACATGATTCATCAGGTATCTTTGAAAATTGGTCAACCAGTCATCATTCTGAAAATTTCATGAGGGTCTAATGGAGAAGCCCCGCACGTGACTGTGACGATGATTGTTGATCCCTCGGTAAGTAGTCTTTTCTCGTCCAATCCAAACGCAATTAGGAGTATGATGATATTGATAGGATCCTTGATGAATGAGAATGATGATGGTGTGGTGCATAATTTGTTGGTATCAGTAATGCACCGAGACTGAGCTGCCCCCGAACCCCACACATTGATAGTTAAAGTTGATTTTAATTCCTCAGCTACGGGAGGTCATATTTggtattgtaaaattttagtacTACAATGAAACTTCTTGCTCAGTCGAGTCGAGATCATTACCATATCCATATGATCTTGGATTTAGgagcacaattttttttttcttttaaatcctttatatttttttaaaacaacattTCAGTTCCTCTTTCGGgtattttttatcattcaaATTTGATTCCAAAACCAACATTAATAGAGCAATGCCAACCtaaattactataaattataacagaaTTCTTAAGATGTAAaaacattttcctttttaaattaaataatctgaTGATTACTAATTAGTTCATtttagagaaaatgaaaataagagaTTTAGGTGGTTCATAGTATTAATCTGGTTCAAGATTCTAtactttattatataatttgatagcttttcggttattatattttattagtttttttaaacttttataaattaagatcttaaattaaaacatatatatatatatatatatatatatatatatatacatacacatataatatatagtcTTTTTATAGTGTGGACacctttatttttaagaatataaGTAGATATATGTATatctatacatatatatgtgtgtgtgtgtatatatatatatatatatatataaggtaaaaatattttgaatggATCCTCACTCAGTCACATGCGGTTTTATTTTCCCCGTAGTTGCTAGTTTCTGTCCTGAAAGTCCATTCAAAAGCCTGTACTATATAAAACGGCAAAAATTCAAACGGGATGCACTTTTTGGTCCCCtttcaaaatccaaaagaaaaataataatagaaaaatacaTGCGACAATTTCTTAGTAATTTTTCTACTCTAAAAAAAAggcccaaaaaaagaaaaatcctaaattgtaagaaaaatggaaaattataaatacagCTACAGGGGAAAGCAATTTGCATGCTCAAACAAAACGGACACATGTGTCCTGTTGTCTTCTAGAGTCCTGCCTCCTGCCTGTAAGTGCAACAGATCTCACACCCTTCTAAAgattctctttcatttttttcaaaagagtAAGGAGCTCTCACTCAGTCAGTCACTCTCCTTTTcactgtttttgtttttgtttttgttgttgcatTATCTTTGTTGAGTTTGTTGCCAAGGACTgtccttttcttttgaaagaaACCCCCAGCTCCAGGAGTTGAAGTGCATGTGAAGTTGGTTGATAAAGATTAAAGAGAGATCTAATTGGCTTTAATGGTGAAAACGGTCACTTTGCTTTTTtgggattttatttttttcaggtGACTTAACTCTAAGTAAACTCATTCTCTCATTCTTTgcaccctttttttttttgctttcctTTTGATGTTACATCATCTTCTCTCAAGCCTTAAAGCTCCCTATTTTTTGCCCAAAAAAAAGTCTGATCTTTGGATTGGAGCTTTTACCATATGGGTCCTCTTTGATCTTTGGCTTGCTGGAGTTACTTCGCTTTCATGTTCAAGTTGAGGGGTGTAGCCATTGCTGTTGTTTGGGACTTTAAAGCTTGAATTTTTGGATTTGGTGACATGGGGTTTCAAGTTTAAGGTACTtctgagatttttttttttttttttttagttgccGGTGCCGACGGGCTTTTGCCATTTGGAGAATTTGTTAGTGTTTGTGGAAAGTTTTGAACTTTATGGTGTTCTCATTGCTACTGGGGCTGTTGCAATCTTTGTTTTTGATGAGGATCTTTGATTGCTTGAATTGTGGCATTATTATGAGGTTCTCTGATAAATCAGTTAAGTATTAAGAATTTTGGTTCCCTTTGAAATGCTGTAATTGTTGAAGATCTGTCTCAGTTTGGGAATCCTAAGAAAATGCAATATAGTCTGAtttatttccataatttaCAAGAGATTATAATTTTGGACACATTAATGCTCTCATCATGACCAGGGCTGTCCGAGGTAGGATTTTGAAAGATGCAAATGGTGATATTAGTGATCATCTACGCAACCACATACATTTAACGAATTGCATTCACTTGAAAAATCATATGCATAAGCATAGCCCCATTTTGGCTGATAGGTCTATTATGAGGGACCTTATGGTTCTTCAGAGATCAAGGTCTCTTAGGGACCCCTCTGCCAGCCCTCCATCATGGCATTCGCCTTCTGTTGTTGATTTGCTTCCGAAGAAAGGCGACAATGATGGCATGATTAGAGAGGGGAGAAGGTCTGTTGGCATTGAGCGTAGGAGGGATAGTAGTAGATTGTCAGGAAGCTCACCACAAATACCCAACTTCGTTACTTCAAAAGTTGCTCCTGGTGAGGCCACTGGGTTTAATGATGGGGTAGCAGCAGCAATCAGTGAATGGAGTAGCAGGAGTGGAAATCGAGATGATAGAAGAATTAGGAGAGAAGAATCTAGTCGAAAGAGCAGGGCTGATCTTTTGGGTAGGAATGGGGAGGCTCCAGAAGATCAAGATGGTAATCATCTGGTTCGTGATGTTATTTCAGGTAACTCTGAATTTAAAGATAGAAAAAGTAGACAGAAGGGGAGGCAAACCCAAGATGTTAGGGTTAAGACGCTCTCTGAGCAGTTGCATGACATTCCAATGGACAGtgatgatttaatttcttctaatGTTCAATTTTGCGGTAGCCGCTCTGGATTGGAGAAGACTGGTGAGGAACATGGTGGCATCCGTGGTTACTCCAATGGATTGCATAGGGTAAAAAGGCGCAAGTTTCGAGGTGCCAGAAGAGCTCGGACTGCTTCAGCTCTGAGGGACGTTGGAGGTCAGAGCGAAATGTCTGTAGCTTCTAATTCGTTAGCTCAAGGCTTGGCGTGCCCAAAGTATCACATGGAAGAGGAAGATGAAGAATATGGGGAGCGTAATGTCACGAGGGCTCCAAGAAATGGGTGTGGGATTCCATGGAATTGGTCAAGAATTCATCATAGGGGCAAAACATTTCTCGACATGGCGGGAAGGAGTTTAACCTCTTGTGGTCTGTCAGACTCAAGGATAAGGAAAGCTGGTGGTGCTTCACACAGTAGGAATGTTCCTGATATGCCTCTGGTGTCTGATCGCTCAAGCTCATCTACTAATTCTGGTGCAGAGGCACTTCCTTTACTTGTTGAGGCATCTGGATCACAAAGCACTGAACATGCAGGTTGGGTGCATGACTATTCTGGGGAGCTAGGTATCTTTGCTGATCATTTACTGAAGCATGCTGTTGATTCTGACCTCGCTTCTGAAGGTAGATCTGGTGGCCAACAAAACCTGGGAGATAATCGCAATGGTAGACACCAAAATTTGACACAAAAATACATGCCGAGAACTTTCCGGGATCTAGTTGGACAGAATCTGGTAGCCCAAGCGCTTTCCAATGCTGTCATGAGAAGGAAGGTTGGATTACTGTATGTGTTTTACGGACCTCATGGGACAGGGAAAACTTCTTGTGCTCGCATTTTTGCTCGAGCTCTAAACTGTCAGTCTCTGGAACAACCCAAACCATGTGGCTTTTGTAATTCTTGCATTTCTCATGATAGGGGTAAAAGTCGAAACATAAAGGAAGTTGGCCCAGTCGGTAATTTTGACTTTGAGAGCATCCTGGATCTACTAGACAACATGGTCACCTCTCGTCCACCGTCTCAGTACAggatttttgttttcgatGACTGTGATACTCTGTCACCTGATTCCTGGAGTGCTATATCCAAGGTCGTAGATCGAGCACCAAGACGTGTGGTTTTTATTCTTGTCTCTTCGAGCCTTGATGCTTTGCCTCATATAATAATATCCAGATGCCAGAAATTCTTCTTCCCAAAGATGAAAGATGCAGATATTATCTATACTTTGCAGTGGATTGCATCCAAGGAAGGTATAGAGATTGACAAGGATGCTCTAAAACTTATTGCATCACGATCAGATGGATCTTTGCGGGATGCAGAGATGACCCTTGAGCAACTGAGTTTGCTTGGGCAGAGAATTTCAGTACCTCTGGTTCAGGAACTGGTAcgtttttctcatttttgggCACAGAATCggattgttattgttgtttaaGTTCTCGCTAAATGTTGTTATATATGCATTCATGAGGAATTGAGTTTCCTAGCATAATCATTGCTTACCCTTCTCTAATTAGTATGTTTTCAATGTTCTTAATATGCTTAAAATGGTAGTGGCTAGCTCTGAACCAATGTTATTCAAATGTTTTATTGGATATATGATTCCAACTATTGATTCCGTGAGGTATTACAAACCTACAtgtcttttgaaaaatttatgatCGTAGATTAGTGActaaacaatatattgttatGAGATTTTTGGATAAAGTAAATCGGTGCTTCTTCTCTACTGATTATGACTCAGGCTCATCCCCATTTTCTTAGAATCAATGGTGTTGGTATCAGGGGCGGATCTTAATGGAGACTAGAGTGGGCCATGGCCctgtaaaatttcaattttttttaaatatacatGATGTCCCCTAAATTAtagtagaaattaaaatatatctcTAAACTATATATACATTATTCACTCCAGCccctttaaccaaagttttcagCTTTCGCCCCTGGTTGGTATGCATAAATGACTCAAAATGTAAAAACTTTTCTCAGGTTGGGCTTATCTCTGACGAAAAGTTGGTGGATCTTCTTGATTTAGCACTATCTGCAGACACAGTAAACACTGTGAAGAACTTGAGAGTGATAATGGAAACTGGTGTGGAGCCTCTAGCGTTGATGTCACAGCTTGCAACAGTTATAACGGATATACTTGCTGGTAGTTATGATTTCACAAAAGACAGGCATAGGAGAAAGTTCTTTCGACGACAACCATGTGAGtctaaaatttgtttcttgctCATGTGTTATATTGACATATCCGgccttttgattttaattttggtttcAATTGTATTGACTCCTAGTGTTTGCAATATTTCTGACTGgacaggaaaaagaaaagacttttgtgtttggtaaatttaaagATGTAGTTCTTattttacaacttttttttcacttttttttccaaaaatattgAACAGCTTTGCTGCTCCTGATATTCTTTTTGGaacatttaaatattcaatgttttcttctctgatcTTGAATTTTTTCCTTCAGAAATTCCATTGTTCTGTGTATCCTAGCTTGTTACAAGAATAAACCAATTGATCCAGCTTAatcgtttttctttttctttaatgcttCTGTTCAGTATAATTCTTTCTCAAAGACTTTTTCATTGACTTTATTGGTTCCAGTGTCCAAAGAAGAGATGGAAAAACTGCGCCAAGCACTGAAAACTTTGTCTGAGGCTGAGAAACAACTGAGGATGTCCAATGACAAATTAACATGGCTAACAGCGGCATTGCTTCAACTTGCTCCAGATCAGCAGTATGTGTTGCCTAGTTCTTCTGCAGATACTAGTTTTAGCCATAGTCCCTTGGACCTCGAGAATGCAGGTGGAAGAGGTATGACCAGGAAGGGTGGTGAGCGTGCTGAGATTTCTAATAAAGAGACAGGCATGCCAATGAATGTTAGGTTGGAAAATTTCCATGCTGAAAATTCTGGTGATTTTATTGACGGAAATATGAGGAAAGGTATTAGTCTAGATAGAAAAAGACATACTGGGTCTGGGATGGCTCTTCAACAAAAATCTCCACTCTCCACTGGTGGCAGGCATGTTTCAGGCAATAGCCGTAACGGAATTGAAGAAATCTGGTTGGAGGTCCTTAATAGAATTCAAAATAATGGTACAAAAGAGTTTTTGTACCGAGAAGGAAAGTTGATCTCTGTCAGTTTTGGTGCAGGTACATCCTAATGTTTATTATGCTCATTTAAGCATTATATGATTTGTGCAGCTCTATCGTGCTTTTAGAAAGATTTTGAACTTACTTAGCTTCTTATTTCCATATAATATGAGTTAACTTCTTGTTTCCATATAATGTGCATGAATTGTCATGCATTTGGGAgtgaatttcaattttaagaaTTCTGAAGTTATTTAAGAAACTATTATAGAATGGAAGTGTCTTGACATTCATTTTTTCTGTAAAATTACGTACGACTCTCTCAAATCAAATTGGAGAGCAGACCTTTACCtcttttaatgctttattgaATCTGCTATGAGTATTTCACAATAGCTTCCCTTTGATTCTTATTGTCAAAAGTCAGAATAATGAGTGGTTGAAGGATTCGTTTCCTTCAGTTCTTGAAGATTATATGTTTTTGCCAAGGGGCAATTCTGTGCTTTAGCTTTACCCAGCTATTTTTATACCGGAATACTTTCATGCCACCCTTTCGAGACATGGATTCATTCCCCTTCCAGTGAAATTATTCTTTGTTCATTTTCATTGGGTGCTATTAAGGAAAAGTGGATGCTTACGTCTTGCACCAGTCGGTGACCAGACCAGAAGTGGAGTGAAATGCTGGAAATTAGAAGAATTTTTATTCCACCACTATTCTATCAGTTCTTCTCACCATTAAAAGTGCatgctttcattttcatgCTCAGTGAATGGCTTACTCTGTCAAGTTCACTCTGATGGCTCATTGCTCCCACTTTTTGTAAAAGTTTTTTCCATTGTACAGTTTGTGTTACTTTATCATGTATGTGCAAACTTATAGCTGGTTAATAAATCTTAGGTTAACAAGTATAGGTCTTCTGAAACAGCCCCAAGAATACTTATTATGTTTCTCTACAAAGATTAATATAGGCACATTTGTTATCCAGTTGCTAGCATCATGATTTTCCACCAAAAATCAGCATATACTCAGGAGAATATACTTTTTGAAGCTCCGCTTgtataatttaatgttttgaAATTGCTTGCATGATGTGTATCATGCTACAATCGTGGCAAAACTTGGAGAGACATTTGGTTTTGTTAtcattatgattttaattgttaatgcATTGTTGGGTCCTGTATAGTTGACGTGTGCTTCATTTCACcttttatcattatcattactGATCATATGCCATTTTGATGAATTGCCTTTCATATGTATagaatatgtaaatttaaGATTGCTTGATATTGCATTTTGGTTTGACACCAGGTTATCTGATAGtctttctcttattattatgtttattttatcatttaatttgtttatgctTGTTTGGAAGGTTGACTATCTCTATCCactcattattctttttcagctccaactgtGCAGTTGACATTTCGCTCGCATCTGACAAAATCTAAGGCAGAAAAGTTTAAGGATCAAATTTTGCAAGCATTTGAATCTGTTCTTGGCTCTCCACTGACAATTGAAATTAGATGTGAATCGAAGATAGACACTCAAGCAGGTTTTCATCTCCCTCTTATGTTACCTGCCTCTAAAGATGGGTCATCTCAGATGGTCATAGATTCGGAGTCTATTATTGGAAACAGAGGGCCCATGGCTGGGCCTATTgaaattagcaaaagaattcCGAGAGATGAAGGAATAAATGGAGCCAGTAGCCAAGCTCAGCAGTTACATTCTGAATCTCGTGAAATGGGAAGGACTGAAATTGTTGAAGTACCAGCTTCTCCAAGGGAAACTAAGGATCATGCAGAAAATAGAGCAGACTACAGTAAACGAGCATCTCTttcagaaagaaagaaactcgGAGAACAAAGTCAGTGTCAAAGCATTGTCAGAAGCAAGGTGTCTCTTGCCCATGTAATTCAACAGGCAGAAGGATGTACACAGCGAAATGGATGGTCAAAACGCAAAGCTGTTTCTATTGCTGAAAAGCTTGAACAGGAGAATCTGTATGTATTTGTGTTCTTTCCTGACTATCATGCTAGTTGTTTTTGCTTATAGTAAAAATAAGAGCTTTGCATAAACTTTAATCTTCCTCAAGAAAGTCCAACTCTACTATTTGCTGAATATATTATTCCTGTAAAGATCATAACTGAATCCTCTTTCTTTTCCATCTTTTAGTGGAATTATATACTCTTTCTTTTCCATCTTTCAGTGGAATTATATACTTTACCCGCACATCTCATGGGTTGAGCTTTTTGCAATACCAAATGGAGTTAGTGCAGAGTATAATGGGTCCCTAATCATATTTTTGCTTGTAGTCTTGTCTTGGTGTAAACATATATATGCCCATCCAAAGCTATTGTTGGCCGAAGCTAACTAGTGCTACATCTTTATATGTTTGGCATGTGAAATGCTGCTAAATATTCCACACTCTTTGAATCAACTCTTATGT contains:
- the LOC102625300 gene encoding protein STICHEL-like 3 translates to MTRAVRGRILKDANGDISDHLRNHIHLTNCIHLKNHMHKHSPILADRSIMRDLMVLQRSRSLRDPSASPPSWHSPSVVDLLPKKGDNDGMIREGRRSVGIERRRDSSRLSGSSPQIPNFVTSKVAPGEATGFNDGVAAAISEWSSRSGNRDDRRIRREESSRKSRADLLGRNGEAPEDQDGNHLVRDVISGNSEFKDRKSRQKGRQTQDVRVKTLSEQLHDIPMDSDDLISSNVQFCGSRSGLEKTGEEHGGIRGYSNGLHRVKRRKFRGARRARTASALRDVGGQSEMSVASNSLAQGLACPKYHMEEEDEEYGERNVTRAPRNGCGIPWNWSRIHHRGKTFLDMAGRSLTSCGLSDSRIRKAGGASHSRNVPDMPLVSDRSSSSTNSGAEALPLLVEASGSQSTEHAGWVHDYSGELGIFADHLLKHAVDSDLASEGRSGGQQNLGDNRNGRHQNLTQKYMPRTFRDLVGQNLVAQALSNAVMRRKVGLLYVFYGPHGTGKTSCARIFARALNCQSLEQPKPCGFCNSCISHDRGKSRNIKEVGPVGNFDFESILDLLDNMVTSRPPSQYRIFVFDDCDTLSPDSWSAISKVVDRAPRRVVFILVSSSLDALPHIIISRCQKFFFPKMKDADIIYTLQWIASKEGIEIDKDALKLIASRSDGSLRDAEMTLEQLSLLGQRISVPLVQELVGLISDEKLVDLLDLALSADTVNTVKNLRVIMETGVEPLALMSQLATVITDILAGSYDFTKDRHRRKFFRRQPLSKEEMEKLRQALKTLSEAEKQLRMSNDKLTWLTAALLQLAPDQQYVLPSSSADTSFSHSPLDLENAGGRGMTRKGGERAEISNKETGMPMNVRLENFHAENSGDFIDGNMRKGISLDRKRHTGSGMALQQKSPLSTGGRHVSGNSRNGIEEIWLEVLNRIQNNGTKEFLYREGKLISVSFGAAPTVQLTFRSHLTKSKAEKFKDQILQAFESVLGSPLTIEIRCESKIDTQAGFHLPLMLPASKDGSSQMVIDSESIIGNRGPMAGPIEISKRIPRDEGINGASSQAQQLHSESREMGRTEIVEVPASPRETKDHAENRADYSKRASLSERKKLGEQSQCQSIVRSKVSLAHVIQQAEGCTQRNGWSKRKAVSIAEKLEQENLRLEPRSRSLLCWKASKVTRRKICRLKIRRRKPLSLLKLVSCGKCLSSKSPR